Proteins encoded by one window of Cylindrospermum stagnale PCC 7417:
- a CDS encoding PD-(D/E)XK nuclease family protein — protein sequence MLSTSTQLLRLSQGQLNLLEACPRKFQHTYLEQLNTPSDPQHEEKQTLGSRFHLLMQQQEMGLPIQSFLAADAQLQSWMAGFANAAPEILTPFTDDQTFRESEHYRTLQVENYLLTVIYDLLIADSQQAQILDWKTYPQPPTRSKLEKNWQTRLYMYVLAETSGYSPEQISMTYWFVQSQGQPQNIKFSYDAAQHKKTAKRLNQLLSQLSNWLELYQKNELFPQVPAEKTALCKNCQFAVKCDRLWRGAAHREQRAGGNRLWRGEGDRLHRPGSDGLPVDQEAIASHSLPNLDDIQEISL from the coding sequence ATGCTATCAACTTCCACCCAACTATTACGACTGTCTCAAGGACAGCTAAACCTGCTAGAAGCTTGTCCCCGTAAATTCCAGCACACTTATTTAGAACAACTCAATACTCCCTCAGATCCCCAACACGAAGAAAAACAAACGTTGGGGAGTCGCTTTCACCTGCTGATGCAACAGCAAGAAATGGGTTTACCAATTCAGAGTTTTTTGGCAGCGGATGCTCAACTGCAAAGCTGGATGGCAGGTTTTGCCAATGCCGCACCAGAGATTTTAACACCATTCACTGATGATCAAACTTTCCGGGAAAGCGAACACTACCGCACCCTGCAAGTTGAAAATTACTTGCTGACGGTGATTTATGATTTATTGATTGCAGATTCCCAGCAAGCGCAAATCCTCGACTGGAAGACTTATCCTCAGCCACCAACTAGAAGCAAGTTAGAAAAAAACTGGCAAACACGCCTTTATATGTATGTTTTGGCTGAAACTAGCGGCTATTCACCAGAACAGATTTCTATGACTTACTGGTTTGTTCAATCTCAAGGACAACCACAAAATATTAAGTTTAGTTACGATGCTGCCCAGCACAAGAAAACCGCAAAGAGACTAAATCAACTTTTAAGCCAGTTAAGCAATTGGCTGGAACTATATCAAAAAAACGAGTTATTTCCGCAAGTGCCAGCAGAGAAAACAGCCTTGTGTAAGAATTGCCAGTTTGCGGTAAAGTGCGATCGCCTTTGGCGGGGCGCAGCCCATCGCGAACAGCGTGCCGGAGGCAATCGCCTATGGCGGGGCGAAGGCGATCGCTTACACCGTCCTGGAAGCGATGGACTACCCGTAGATCAAGAGGCGATCGCTAGCCACTCTTTACCAAATCTTGACGACATTCAAGAAATATCACTTTAA
- the def gene encoding peptide deformylase, with the protein MPSDIAVEKKKLKNPPLELHYLGDRVLRQAAKRIAKVDDEIRQLVREMLQTMYSQDGIGLAAPQVGIHKQIIVIDCEPDNAANPPLVLINPTVKQVSRDICVAQEGCLSIPGVYLDVKRPQVVEIAYKDESGRPQILKASDLLGRCIQHEMDHLNGVVFVDRVENSLTLAQELSKNGFSYQAVKPVV; encoded by the coding sequence ATGCCCTCTGACATCGCTGTAGAGAAGAAAAAGTTAAAAAATCCGCCTTTGGAACTGCACTATTTAGGCGATCGCGTGCTGCGTCAAGCTGCAAAGCGTATTGCTAAAGTAGATGACGAGATCCGCCAACTGGTGCGCGAAATGCTGCAAACTATGTACAGTCAGGATGGCATCGGTTTAGCAGCACCCCAAGTTGGCATACACAAACAAATCATTGTCATTGACTGCGAACCAGACAATGCCGCTAATCCGCCACTGGTGTTAATTAACCCCACCGTTAAACAGGTTAGCCGTGACATCTGCGTTGCCCAAGAAGGATGTTTAAGCATTCCCGGTGTATATCTAGATGTGAAGCGTCCCCAAGTCGTGGAAATTGCCTATAAAGATGAGTCAGGCCGTCCCCAGATATTAAAGGCTTCAGACTTACTAGGACGTTGCATTCAACACGAGATGGATCATCTCAACGGTGTAGTGTTTGTAGACCGTGTGGAGAACTCCTTGACTTTGGCTCAGGAGCTATCTAAGAATGGCTTCTCGTATCAAGCAGTGAAACCAGTAGTATAG
- a CDS encoding cell division protein FtsX codes for MFKFLTKLDYLLKETFLGLLRGGWMNWAAVSTVTVLLFLFGLSLQTSWQVETLLNKFGSQLELSVYLEPGIKAETIETLVANMPEVAEIRTITKEQAWTKLVKELGISDIEGATQQLGDNPLVDEMKVKARNSQVVPTLATQVAKLRGVDLVQYVDEAVKRIAQLHQGLNWMTLTITIILTLTAIAVNTTTIRLIVMARRREIEIMQLVGATTAWIYLPFILQGISFGLLGGAIAWSFITVIQQFLGKLLANQPEFIQFISNGVQLTPAQTLLLPLILLSFGAAVGLMGSLFAVRRFAR; via the coding sequence GTGTTTAAATTTCTCACAAAACTAGACTACTTACTCAAAGAAACATTCCTCGGATTGCTGCGGGGAGGTTGGATGAATTGGGCGGCAGTCAGCACTGTTACAGTGTTACTATTTTTATTCGGCTTGAGTCTGCAAACCTCTTGGCAAGTAGAAACACTCCTCAACAAGTTCGGTAGCCAGCTTGAATTATCAGTTTATCTTGAGCCAGGTATCAAAGCCGAAACCATTGAAACACTGGTGGCGAATATGCCAGAGGTTGCAGAGATCCGAACCATTACTAAAGAACAAGCTTGGACTAAGTTAGTTAAGGAACTGGGGATTTCTGATATTGAAGGTGCTACCCAGCAGTTAGGGGATAATCCTTTAGTGGACGAGATGAAGGTGAAAGCGCGTAATTCTCAAGTTGTGCCAACTTTGGCGACACAGGTAGCTAAGTTGCGGGGAGTTGATTTGGTGCAGTATGTAGATGAAGCAGTTAAACGCATTGCCCAGTTGCACCAAGGTTTGAACTGGATGACTTTGACAATTACGATTATTCTCACCTTAACTGCGATCGCTGTTAACACTACCACAATTCGCCTGATCGTCATGGCGCGACGCCGGGAAATTGAAATCATGCAGCTGGTGGGCGCCACAACTGCTTGGATTTACTTACCATTTATTTTACAAGGTATTTCTTTTGGTTTACTTGGCGGTGCGATCGCTTGGAGTTTCATTACTGTGATTCAACAGTTTCTCGGAAAACTACTAGCCAATCAACCGGAGTTCATCCAATTTATTAGCAACGGTGTGCAACTGACTCCCGCACAAACTTTATTATTACCCTTAATTCTTTTGAGTTTCGGCGCAGCTGTAGGATTAATGGGAAGCTTATTCGCTGTCCGGCGGTTTGCTAGATAG
- a CDS encoding WG repeat-containing protein, with translation MYQVRNYGNIPKQLLLICLVPLSLFSACGSSPVISANCSEPNQVANQVQSSTSESEYLLIIQQNGKLGFINKTGRIVIKPQFYSLKPFSENRAAFGGKNGKWGFIDRTGKVLVLPRFENVDQFHAQRAPVKLGGKWGFIDLNGNIVVQPQFTQVSRFIEERAAVKLGGKWGFIDLNGNIVVQPQFNRVSRFIEGRASVQIGYLWGLIDSEGKFIIQPKFIGYTDFSEGLAGFQSADNSGFIDRNGKVVIELKDINLDVESLGFRNGLAPVWVRSPGIWKLIDGIVDDTGRGRKFWGFIDRTGRTVIPTKYDYVLNFKDCLAAVNKGDKWGYINTSGQMVIEPQFKEPLDFHEGLAALLIDKKYSYIDINGQLIIAPQFTDTSIFSEGLASVQIKKGGKWGFIDRTGKMVIEPQFDRTGIFSSGIAQVWIGNKYGYIDKTGKYIWNPTN, from the coding sequence ATGTATCAAGTTCGTAATTATGGCAATATCCCAAAGCAATTACTACTCATTTGCCTGGTACCACTAAGTTTGTTTTCAGCTTGTGGTAGCAGTCCAGTAATTTCTGCTAATTGTTCAGAGCCAAACCAAGTCGCAAATCAAGTTCAAAGTTCAACATCAGAATCAGAATATTTGTTAATCATTCAACAAAATGGTAAGTTGGGTTTTATAAACAAAACAGGGAGAATTGTGATCAAGCCACAATTTTACTCCCTTAAGCCATTTTCAGAAAACCGTGCAGCTTTTGGGGGTAAAAATGGCAAATGGGGTTTTATTGACAGGACTGGGAAGGTTTTAGTTTTACCTAGATTTGAGAATGTCGATCAATTTCATGCACAGCGGGCACCTGTTAAGCTGGGTGGCAAGTGGGGCTTTATTGACCTTAATGGCAACATTGTAGTTCAGCCCCAATTTACCCAAGTTTCTCGTTTTATCGAGGAACGAGCAGCAGTTAAGCTAGGTGGCAAGTGGGGCTTCATTGACCTTAATGGCAACATTGTAGTTCAACCCCAGTTTAACCGAGTTTCCCGTTTTATAGAGGGACGAGCATCTGTACAAATAGGGTATCTTTGGGGTTTAATTGACAGTGAGGGAAAGTTTATTATCCAACCAAAATTTATCGGATATACAGATTTTTCTGAAGGATTAGCAGGATTTCAAAGTGCTGATAATAGTGGTTTTATTGACCGTAATGGCAAAGTAGTCATCGAGCTAAAGGATATCAATTTAGACGTTGAGAGCTTGGGATTTAGGAATGGACTAGCACCTGTATGGGTAAGAAGTCCTGGTATTTGGAAACTAATTGATGGCATTGTTGACGATACAGGAAGAGGCAGAAAATTTTGGGGTTTTATTGACCGTACAGGTAGAACTGTTATTCCAACTAAATACGACTATGTATTAAATTTTAAAGACTGTTTAGCAGCAGTGAATAAGGGTGATAAGTGGGGATATATTAATACCTCAGGTCAAATGGTGATAGAACCACAATTTAAGGAACCACTTGATTTTCATGAAGGTTTAGCTGCATTACTAATTGACAAAAAGTATAGCTATATTGACATAAATGGTCAACTAATAATTGCACCTCAATTTACTGATACTTCAATCTTTTCTGAAGGATTGGCATCTGTGCAGATAAAAAAAGGTGGTAAGTGGGGTTTTATTGATCGCACAGGGAAAATGGTGATAGAACCACAGTTTGATCGAACTGGGATTTTTTCTTCGGGAATAGCACAGGTATGGATTGGTAATAAGTATGGTTATATTGACAAAACCGGAAAGTATATATGGAATCCGACTAACTGA
- a CDS encoding type II toxin-antitoxin system RelE family toxin — protein MENAVSLGEINNVKKLKADGDYYRIRVGDYRIGIAVSGDVVIFMRILHRREVYRYFR, from the coding sequence GTGGAAAATGCTGTCAGTCTAGGAGAAATTAATAATGTTAAAAAACTTAAAGCTGATGGTGATTATTATCGCATTAGAGTTGGAGACTACAGAATTGGTATCGCTGTCTCTGGGGATGTGGTGATTTTTATGAGAATATTACACCGGAGAGAGGTTTATAGATATTTTCGATAA
- the recJ gene encoding single-stranded-DNA-specific exonuclease RecJ, with product MAEQLQQWTLAATEQPPEWFIQAVKQYAPPAGGLYAAQLLWQRGIKDESQLTAFVNYKSYQPVSPFEFGQEMDLAVKRLQQARATGDKIAIWGDFDADGITATSVLWDGLGEFFGQNTQLIYYIPNRLTESHGLNEQGIDNLAKQGFTLIVTCDTGSTNISEINYAKQLGIDVIVTDHHTLPSERPPVTAIINPRYLPNEHPLFHLSGVAVAYKLVEALHQTLPDVPQHPLTDLLDLVAVGLIADLVQLKGDCRYLAQVGIQQLQADFRQPPAARRRPGIGRLLELCQKSGDRPTDISFGLGPRINAVSRIQGDASFCVELLTSQDAKRCNELAEVTELANTRRKSLQKDVQAQVAQKLTQLDLSTTSVIVLADAQWPVGVLGLVAGQIAQETGRPTILLSTENSPSDSETASALNLARGSARSINSVDLYQLVKDQAHLLHRFGGHPFAAGLSLLTENIPLFTAAINQRLRQSLGGANLTPTVQADLAVTVAELGKELFLELKILEPCGMGNPAPKLLIQNCWFENSWHRNQQDWQKKKVQYIKAEFDIRDDSSKSPFPGIWWGHYKEELPPGRCDCIAELDYNSHISKQRYEIRLIAVRPSVNSAPSNQNSPQILDWRNIPKQEYSKQDSVLVIEDCPTNWDDLRAWWRKSLYNQQQLAIAWSKPQNPPPSQIWLTLVGVAKYLSRTNQPVTRRQLLDKLGITDQTLHLGFKALKYLGFTVQRQDRSLQINWNADNASETLADAAVNQFLAAVREEQFQRNYFAEVPLETIVNRSLEKGAVINI from the coding sequence ATGGCTGAACAACTACAGCAGTGGACTCTTGCAGCAACAGAACAACCACCAGAGTGGTTTATCCAAGCGGTGAAACAGTATGCACCCCCAGCAGGTGGACTTTATGCCGCACAATTACTTTGGCAACGGGGAATAAAAGATGAATCACAACTAACAGCTTTTGTCAACTACAAATCCTATCAACCAGTGAGTCCCTTTGAGTTTGGGCAAGAAATGGATTTGGCAGTAAAACGTTTGCAACAGGCGCGGGCAACTGGCGATAAAATTGCCATTTGGGGAGACTTCGACGCCGACGGCATCACCGCCACATCTGTGCTTTGGGATGGATTGGGAGAATTTTTTGGGCAAAATACGCAATTAATTTACTACATCCCCAATCGCCTCACAGAGTCCCACGGACTGAATGAACAGGGGATTGATAATTTAGCAAAACAAGGTTTTACATTAATTGTTACTTGTGACACAGGTAGCACAAATATTAGTGAAATTAACTATGCCAAACAGTTAGGTATAGATGTTATTGTTACTGACCACCACACCTTACCCTCAGAACGCCCACCAGTTACAGCAATTATCAACCCCCGTTATTTGCCTAACGAACATCCGCTGTTTCATCTTTCTGGGGTGGCTGTGGCGTATAAATTAGTCGAAGCGCTACATCAAACTCTGCCTGATGTGCCGCAACATCCGTTAACTGATTTATTAGATTTAGTGGCGGTGGGGTTAATTGCCGACTTGGTGCAGCTAAAAGGAGATTGTCGCTACTTGGCGCAAGTGGGAATTCAACAACTGCAAGCTGATTTTAGACAACCACCAGCAGCGCGAAGACGTCCGGGGATAGGACGATTATTGGAATTGTGCCAGAAAAGTGGCGATCGCCCCACAGATATTTCTTTCGGCTTAGGGCCACGCATTAATGCCGTTAGTCGCATCCAAGGCGATGCCAGCTTTTGCGTAGAATTGCTGACTAGCCAAGATGCTAAACGTTGCAATGAACTGGCGGAAGTTACAGAATTAGCCAACACCCGCCGCAAGTCTTTACAAAAAGATGTACAAGCGCAAGTAGCGCAAAAACTCACTCAGTTAGACTTATCAACCACCAGCGTCATTGTCTTAGCAGATGCCCAATGGCCCGTTGGCGTTTTGGGCTTAGTCGCTGGACAAATAGCCCAAGAAACAGGCCGCCCAACGATTTTATTGAGTACAGAAAACTCACCCTCTGACTCGGAAACTGCCTCAGCACTCAATCTAGCCCGTGGTTCTGCCCGTTCGATTAATTCTGTTGATTTATACCAATTGGTGAAAGACCAAGCACATTTGTTACATCGTTTCGGGGGACATCCCTTTGCTGCTGGGTTGAGTTTGTTGACAGAGAATATTCCTTTATTTACGGCGGCGATTAATCAAAGGTTGCGCCAATCTTTAGGCGGTGCTAACCTGACGCCAACAGTGCAAGCAGACTTGGCGGTAACTGTTGCAGAGTTAGGAAAAGAGTTATTTTTAGAACTCAAAATTTTAGAACCCTGTGGAATGGGAAATCCCGCCCCGAAACTGCTGATTCAAAATTGCTGGTTTGAAAATTCTTGGCATCGCAATCAACAAGATTGGCAAAAGAAAAAAGTACAGTATATTAAAGCCGAGTTTGACATTCGGGATGATTCCAGCAAAAGTCCTTTTCCGGGGATTTGGTGGGGACACTATAAAGAAGAATTACCCCCAGGTAGGTGTGATTGCATAGCTGAACTAGACTACAACAGCCACATCTCGAAACAACGCTATGAAATCAGATTAATTGCTGTGCGTCCTAGTGTTAACTCAGCACCCAGCAATCAAAATTCACCACAGATACTAGATTGGCGGAATATTCCCAAACAGGAATACAGCAAGCAGGACTCAGTACTGGTTATCGAAGATTGTCCGACTAACTGGGATGATTTACGTGCATGGTGGCGAAAGTCGCTTTATAATCAACAACAATTAGCGATCGCTTGGTCAAAACCTCAAAACCCACCACCCAGCCAAATTTGGCTCACTTTGGTAGGAGTTGCCAAATATCTCAGTCGCACAAATCAACCAGTTACCCGCAGACAACTTTTAGATAAACTGGGTATCACTGACCAAACCTTACATTTAGGATTTAAAGCTTTAAAATATTTAGGGTTTACAGTCCAACGACAAGACCGTTCTTTGCAAATCAACTGGAATGCTGACAACGCCTCAGAAACCCTTGCTGATGCTGCTGTTAACCAATTTTTAGCCGCCGTCCGCGAAGAACAATTTCAGCGAAACTATTTTGCTGAAGTTCCTCTAGAGACGATAGTTAATCGTAGCCTAGAAAAGGGGGCTGTAATAAATATTTAG